DNA sequence from the Ktedonobacteraceae bacterium genome:
GACGACTCTTATGGACGATGTGCTGCCGCCGCCGCACCGCAACCTGGCATTGGAAACAGAGGAGAAGATTCGCGATATCCTGGTCGGCTGCGGTCTGCAGGAGACGATTGGCTACTCCTTAACGATACCTGAGCATCACGATATAATCAATCGCGAGCCTGCCGGTACGATAGAAAAAATGGTACCTTTTATCACGCTGGTGAATCCGCTCTCCATCAATCGCAGGGTGATGCGGCGCTCGCTGCTGGTAACGGCGCTGGAGAACCTGGCCTACAATTATCGCTACACGCAGCGCCAGGCCGTGTTCGAGATTGGCCATGTCTACCTGCCGGAAGAGAGCAAGGGCATTCGTCCGAAAGAGGAGCGCCGGCTCAGCATCCTGCTAACCGGGCCGCGGCAACTGGTCAATATCCAGAATGCCGCGGAAGGCACGCGCGATTTCGATTTCTTCGACCTGAAAGGTATTATAGAGACCTTACTGCACCGGCTCGGCCTCAGTGACAGCGAATTCGAGTTCGTCGCGCAGCGGGATCGTCGTGTCTTTACGCGGGTGAGCGCGGACCTGAAAATTCATGGTGAGCCGGTGGGCATCCTGGGCGAACTGCATCCCGAGGTGCAGCTTGGCTTCGATATACCCGGCAATGCGCGCGTCTATGCTGCCGAGATACGCATTGACCCGTTGATCCAGCCCGGCTGGCGCATTCATCGCATGGAGCCGATCAGCAATTATCCTCCAGTTGTGGAGGACCTGGCCTTTGTGGTTGCCGAAGAGGTGACCGCTGCGCAGGTACTGGAGGCCATTCGCAAAGCGGGTGGTTCGCTGCTGACCAGCGTAGAACTCTTCGATGTCTATCGCGGCCAGCCCATCCCTGCAGGCCAGAAGTCCCTGGCCTACAGGCTCACTTATGAGAATCCGGAGGCGCCTTTAAAGGAATCGCAGGTGGTAGCGATACGCAACCGCATTATCCAGCGGGTGAGGGATGCCGTGGGTGGAGTGCTGAGAGAATAGAAGAAACAGTTAGTGTATGTGACGCCTCCCCTTGTGAGAACCTTGATAGATCGCTATAAGGGGAGGCGTCTTGTAAGCACTATCAGTACACAACAATCTGCGTATTATAGTCGGTGTTGGCATAGAGCCAGGCGGCGTCGTTTTCCTGCATATTGATGCAGCCATGGCTGCCATTGCCGGCAAATGATTCATCGCCGCCGGTATCGTAGTGTGGGAACTGCGTGCCGGGGCCAAAGTTCACGCGCCACCACGCGTCATGGATGAAGTATCCATCCCAGTGATAATTGATGGCGTAGTGAATCGGCGTCGGCGGGTACCAGTATGGCGAACCCGGCGGGTCGGACGAGGTGAACTCGGTCGGTGACGCGCGATTCAAAACTGTCCAGTGCCCTGGCAAGGAGGGCAATTCAACGCGCCCGGTGGTTACGTGGAACGCTCGCACCAGCTTGCCATTCTGGTATAGGCGCAGCGCCTGCTCCAACATCGAGACCACGATGACCTGCCCCGAGAGGTGATAGTATTGCATCAGTTCCTGGTCGGTCTGGTGCGCCTGGTTAAACGGCGTCTTATCGGCATAATCCTGCTCCATCATTTTCAGGCTGAAGAGTTCATCGTGTTCGTCATTCAGCACGCCCTGGAAATCCGATGGGGTATATGCCCAGGAGAGTTCTAGTTGCAGCCAGTAGCCAATGCCATTCATCGTATAGCCAGAATCGAGGATATAGTTATTGCCATCGAATGTATCGTGATACAGGTGCGCATTGCCCCAGGACATTGCTTCGTTGTTGAGCTGACCGATCAGGGCAGTGGCTTCCCCTGTTACTAGCTGGTCGTGCATCGAGGCTATGTCGCTATTCACGCGATTCGCGACCGTCAGGTATTGCGCAAGCGTTTTGACGGATTGCATCGCCGCTTTGTCGGTATTGTAAAGCTGCTGGTACTGAGAGGGATCGATACCATATGATTTTAGCAACTTGATCTGTAGCTGGAACTGCTGCAACTTGGCCGCCTCGACATAAGGGAGCGCGCTCATGGAATGTGCCAGAGCCTCCGTGTATTGGGCATTGATCAGGTTTTCCAACTGCTGGAGTGCTGAGGTGGTCGTCGCGCTGTTGAGAGCCGCCAGGTCGCTGTTTTCCTGCCCTTGCAGCACGGAGACATCCAGTTGCGCTGACTGCATCTGGGTGATCGTTTCGGCAAAAGAGGTGAACTGCTCATAAGCCAGTCCCAACTGGCCTAGC
Encoded proteins:
- a CDS encoding L,D-transpeptidase encodes the protein MKTWWRPFPRRAGRLTSLACVLSLFLVMIITSACGGSAQSQQQASQGKSRLDQLIAHAQQIGVPTQSLAPIMRQEQQLSSSGAPFSPFNDQPDTNFYTHQAAQYNALYQQLQTLITTTTGQFQMQASLNLQGFQQMLSRRQTQKIGDLQFFNNAYQQDQLLFSQAKYPKDFAAVRDDAQQKAQALGQLGLAYEQFTSFAETITQMQSAQLDVSVLQGQENSDLAALNSATTTSALQQLENLINAQYTEALAHSMSALPYVEAAKLQQFQLQIKLLKSYGIDPSQYQQLYNTDKAAMQSVKTLAQYLTVANRVNSDIASMHDQLVTGEATALIGQLNNEAMSWGNAHLYHDTFDGNNYILDSGYTMNGIGYWLQLELSWAYTPSDFQGVLNDEHDELFSLKMMEQDYADKTPFNQAHQTDQELMQYYHLSGQVIVVSMLEQALRLYQNGKLVRAFHVTTGRVELPSLPGHWTVLNRASPTEFTSSDPPGSPYWYPPTPIHYAINYHWDGYFIHDAWWRVNFGPGTQFPHYDTGGDESFAGNGSHGCINMQENDAAWLYANTDYNTQIVVY